CACCCTGGTCGTGGTGGTCAGCGAGCGCGAAACCATCTCGACAATCGGCATCTCCGGCAATAAGGATATCAAGACCGAGGATCTCTTCAATGCCCTGAAGGAGATCGGGTTCGCCGAGGGAGAGGTCTTCGACCGTTCGCTCTTGGACAAGGTAGAACAAGAGCTTGGACGGCAGTATTTCGGGCAAGGCAAGTATGCGGTTCAGATCGAATCGAACGTAAAGTCGATTGGAAGCAACCGGGTCGCGGTGACGATACACATTGTCGAAGGACGCGCCGCGCGTATTGAGCAAATCAATGTCGTCGGCAACAAGGCGTACGATGACGACGAGCTGCTGAAAAGCTTTAAACTAACGACGCCCACCCTGATTTCGTTTTTCACCAAATCGGATCAGTACTCGAAGCAAAAGCTCGGGGCCGATCTCGAAGCCCTGCGTTCGCACTACCTCGACAGCGGGTTTGTCAATTTCAATATCGATTCGACCCAGGTTTCCATTACGCCCGATAAGAGCGATGTGTATGTCACGATTAACGTGACCGAAGGGGAACGCTACGAAATTTCCGATGTGAAGCTCGCGGGCGATCTCATCGTCCCCGCGGATGATCTTTTTCCCTTGGTGACGACCGGGCGCGGCGAGATATTTTCGAGAAAAGAGGTCACCCAGACGAGCACCCACATTAGCGAGCGGCTCGGCGATGAAGGCTACGCTTTCGCCAACGTCAATCCGGTGCCCCAGATCGATGAAAAAACCAAGACCGTCTCATTGACCTATTTCGTGGACCCGGGCAAACGCGTGTACGTGCGCAGGATCAACTTTTCGGGTAATGCCAAGACCCGCGACGAGGTGTTGCGGCGGGAGATGCGCCAGATGGAGGGCGCGTGGTTCTCGACCGGCAAGGTGAACCGCTCCAAAACCCGGTTGCAAAAGCTCGGTTACTTCGAGGAGGTCAACGTTGAGACGCCGGCCGTTCCCGACACCCCCGATCAGGTGGATGTCAATTATTCAGTGGTGGAACGGGCGTCGGGAAATCTATTGCTAGGCTTGGGGTTTTCGCAAACACAAGGGTTGATCTTCAATACCAGCGTGGTTCAAGACAACTTCCTCGGCAGCGGGAAACGGGTGAACTTCGCCTTCAACAATAGCGACGTGAACCGGGTATTTGCCTTGGGCTACACCGATCCCTATTTTACCATCGATGGTATCAGCCAAGGCTTCGATGTCTCCTACCGGGAGACCGACGCCGGGGATGCGAACATTACCCGGTTTGATTCCAAGGTCGTGAGCGGCGGGGTGAACTTCGGCATTCCGGTGTCGGAGTTTAACTTTCTCAATCTCGGTTTCCACTATGAGAATACGGAGATCAACTCGGGGGGCTTCCCCGGCGATGCGGTGCGAGAGTTTATTGAGCGGGAGGGCAACAAATTCGATGTGTTGCAGATAAGCTCCGGCTTTGCCTACGACACGCGCAATAAAGCGCTGTTGCCGGACCGCGGCACGTATCATCGCATCCGGGGCCAAGTGGCGGTGCCGGGCGTGGATCTTCAGTATTATAAAATCGATTACGATGGCCGCTGGTTTTATCCCGTTACCGAGGACTATGTGCTCGCCCTGCAGGGACAGCTCGGCTATGGTGATGGATACAGCGAAACCGAAGGCCTGCCATTTTTCGAGAACTTCTACGCGGGCGGGCCGCGCACCGTGCGCGGTTACGAAGAGAACACCTTGGGGCCCGAGGATTCCATAAACGGAGTTCCCACAAACCGGGCGCTCGGGGGGAATGTCATGATCGTCGGCAACGCCGAGCTCATCCTCCCCGTACC
This genomic interval from Pseudomonadota bacterium contains the following:
- the bamA gene encoding outer membrane protein assembly factor BamA, giving the protein MTVAGRTLLRWLLALLVTAQTALPALGGERFIVKDIRIEGLRRIAPGTVFNYLPVKVGDEFDENRSGEAIRALFKTGFFKDVRIERAGDTLVVVVSERETISTIGISGNKDIKTEDLFNALKEIGFAEGEVFDRSLLDKVEQELGRQYFGQGKYAVQIESNVKSIGSNRVAVTIHIVEGRAARIEQINVVGNKAYDDDELLKSFKLTTPTLISFFTKSDQYSKQKLGADLEALRSHYLDSGFVNFNIDSTQVSITPDKSDVYVTINVTEGERYEISDVKLAGDLIVPADDLFPLVTTGRGEIFSRKEVTQTSTHISERLGDEGYAFANVNPVPQIDEKTKTVSLTYFVDPGKRVYVRRINFSGNAKTRDEVLRREMRQMEGAWFSTGKVNRSKTRLQKLGYFEEVNVETPAVPDTPDQVDVNYSVVERASGNLLLGLGFSQTQGLIFNTSVVQDNFLGSGKRVNFAFNNSDVNRVFALGYTDPYFTIDGISQGFDVSYRETDAGDANITRFDSKVVSGGVNFGIPVSEFNFLNLGFHYENTEINSGGFPGDAVREFIEREGNKFDVLQISSGFAYDTRNKALLPDRGTYHRIRGQVAVPGVDLQYYKIDYDGRWFYPVTEDYVLALQGQLGYGDGYSETEGLPFFENFYAGGPRTVRGYEENTLGPEDSINGVPTNRALGGNVMIVGNAELILPVPFLTDVKSVRFTAFVDAGNVYGEDEDIDLGTMRLSAGLSGLWVSPFGVLTVSVAQPFNDSDGDDTQPFQFTFGTSF